The following nucleotide sequence is from Bactrocera oleae isolate idBacOlea1 chromosome 2, idBacOlea1, whole genome shotgun sequence.
ttgcaGGCActtaaaattctatatataatataatatacaatattacaaaaattaactaTCTAATAACTTAAAAAAGCAGCTCACATAAACATATTGAATTGACAAAATAAAACCATTATGCTAAAAGTTAAGAACtgataaaaacatataaaaattaggTAAACAAATCGGGTAACACAACAAGGTAACGAAAGGTTAACAAGACAAACAACACGATGCCTGAAAGCAAATAAGGAATTCGCTCAGGAACACCCTCACACACACATGcccacacataaatacatacgagGTTGTTTGAATAATAACTAATTTATGTGGGCAGCTCCCCGTTAGAGGACTATTAGAGTAATGACTTCATTTGAGGTGCGCCCGCGGGGGTGCTCCGGAGCAAAACAgccaaataaacaaacaaaaggtGCGACGCAAAGAAATAACacacaacacaaacaaaaatggGTATTTAAGAACACACATAAAAGAACGTGCAACGTGGCGGTCATGCCACATATAACGCCACATGCCACATGCTGCATGCAAAAGCCGCTTTCAATTTCCAATAGGATTTTGCATTCTGATGAGCCTCATTTTCGGGCAACTTTACTTACAGTTTGTGGCTGCTGCACTGATGTTGATGCTGACGTTGATGTGGCATGTTGCAGGAATACCAATGGACCGACAACACTACCGCCGGCGCCGCCTCCACCACTAGCGCTATTGTTTGCGGTCTTGTGCAACAAAGATTTCGGCTGTTGTACAATGGGCGGCTTACCGTTATCGAATTGGTAGTAGAGCACATCGGTGGCAGGTGTAGCGCCACCAAAAAGCATAGCGCTCTCAACACCACCCGTACCGCTGCTACCGCCGAATGATGATTTGTAAAGCGCTTGCTGCGGTGGTGGCGGATCGGCGGTTTGAGCGCCCGAAATGTGATAAGCTGACATTTGTGGATGCATCTCCGATGGCGCATGTTGTAGTTGCTGCTGCGGCTGCGCTTGCCCAGTGCCACGTAGAAAATCGGGCATTTGCGGCATTTTATAGTTGTAGATGTAGGGACGCTCATACTCGACAGTGCTGCCACCAGCACCATGATGTATGTAGGAGAGAAATAGATCGGACTTAGCTGGATGAAGACGAGCATCGAAGCCACCCATGCCAGCGGTGTGTGCGGGCACCGGTGTGTGATAGCAGTTGGATGTGGGCATCTGACCGGTGAGTAGCTGTGTTTTGGTGATAGCCTGCCCGGAGAGTCGCCTTGTCGGCACGCCTATATCCGACTTGGCGTCGCGCTTCTTAATGTGTAAACCGGCGACCGACGATGGACCCTGATAGTAGTAGGGCGCTGCAGGCGTATTCGGCCATTCGACGAAGCTATCCATGCGATTGGTGCTAGAACTTAAATTACTACCACAACCATAAGCATTATCAACACTACTACAACCACCACCACTATGAGCACCTGTAATATTACCGCTACTACCGTTACCACTACTGCCGTTATGACCGTTGCCGGCTGACGCACCAGTCGATTTGCCAAAAACATTATTCAAACTGAATTTGTATTGATTATTCTCGAATGTGGTGTAGTTCAGTAGACGATTGCCAAcaccactgttgttgttgttgttgttggttgcacTTGAGTGTGTGGCTTTTGAGGCGCATTTCTCATTAGCGTTAGTAAGGTTAGTGGCCGAATGATGGGCGGAAGCAAGGGACGTAGGACCATGGGAGTTGGTTGATGAGGTGTGTATGGGCGCCAACGATTTACCCATTTGATGGTTGGAGTTGGGGTTATTGTAAATGGGTTTCGTTTGTgatggctgttgttgttgttgttggcgttgtgCAAAGCATGAAGTTTGGCGTGGCGtagcctgttgttgttgttgttggtgttgcatTTGCTGATTACTCACAGTTTGTTGCATTAAGCTGTTGTATGTGGTTGTGCCATTGCCGCCGCCTCCGCCTCCTCCACCGCCGCCAATGGACTTGCGATGGCTGCCGCTGGAGGCACCCGAAGATTTATTAGTTCCATAGCGTGTGCTGTCGCTAGATCTAGATttgaagaaaaacaacaacatatgcaAAGAGTTGGTAGCAGCACAAGTGAAGCATAGTATTAGGGTGTGTATATCGTAATCTGCCGGGTACTCACCTCTCGGAAGAATAGGCGTAGTCTTGATCGGCTCCTAATCCGGAATCGGTGTGTTCGTGTGACACACGCAACGCTGAATTCTCTAGTGGGCTGAGATTGGAGCCTGTCGGTGAGATAAAGTCGCCCATACTCATGCTGGACATCATTCTGTAAAAAATTAGAGTTTAGTTAAATGCGTCAAGGGATATTTTGGCACACTTTAAGTGTCTAAGCCTACGACCAAAAAATCAGCGCGAAAGAGGATATAGTTCAAGCAAAATGTGAGCATTTTGAAATCGTTAGGAACCACAATCCGGTTGAGAAACTTTTATGACTTTATGGAATACACCTTTGGAAGAAATCCAGAGAATAAATTTTCTGGGATGTAATATTTGCATTGGCAGCCTACGGAGCGCAGAAGGTAagcctttttaatttaatattttgagatTTCCAGAGTTAGGTCATTTTGCCTCGATATGGGGTTAAGGTAAGAAAGATACTTCGAATATACAACAGGAAACTGTATATCGTTTAAGATCTAGTGATCTATTTATGATACTTTTAATTCTTGACCATAACATTACCTTACTAAGCCGCTATTCCGTTCACATTCTCTCGAAGATATTGTGCTGGCGGAGCGTATAGATCCATTTCGGCCACTCGTATTATCAGTCACATTCGAACTTTGGAAATACAATCTGTGAAGAAGGTAAagcaaaactaattttaatttaattaaataaaaacaaataacattaaACTACATAAAGGTATAACTTTGCTTAAAGATTttatagggtgatccattttaAGGTTCCCaacttaaaaacaaacaaaaaattatgaaaaattcaaatttaatgaagaatgtttattatcatttgaaagaacattctttggcatttatcttttgaagattatctctttcaaatattgGTTTTCGACGACACGTTCGAGTATTCCTACTGGTAGCTGGCGAATTACACTCGTTATTCAAGGCCTAAATTAAAGCGGAaatgtccgcatagactttagactttacatatccttacaggaaaaagtctaacgttGTGTTATCAAACGATCTTGGAGGTTAATCGACcagcccaaaacgtgaaattatctgatccgaagtgttctctcaataaatccattgattgatgcaatgtgtgggaagtggtgccgtcttgttgaaaccgcTCAGTAAgtcgattatgttgaccataagttgagcgaagtgcgcgaattttcgtaataaagttgaacgatttgtaaacgttgttcaggcgaaAGTTTTTTCATAATGAAATGCCAAAAACAATACTGAGTAACATGAGAGCATGACATGACTCACGGCTAAGTACttttacttggatcacccgttacattgaatatgttttcaagaaaccagaaaataaaaaattgcaagttATTCAGAAACcttatgcatatttattatttgtattctcCCTCACATAatggaatatttttataattgatGTTGTCTAACAGACTTGGGTTGACGAAAAGTTCTCAAAAGCTTTCAGAAAACTACGAACAATCTAACTCTAACGCTAGGCTGATAAGTACATGTTAGCAGCCTTAGTACAGGAATTTCTTCACATGTGCTTAACTACTTTAGGACTACTTTAAATAGGAAAGATTGGAAATCTTCTCGTAAGGGAAAACATCTAAATCTACTTTGGTACTTGAATAAAAAGATCAGATTTAAATCGTACGTAGACACGAAAATCTTTACTATAACGTATAATAAATCTACTATCAACATCATGTGCGTATTATACACATAGTTCACAGTAATACTGATCTTGTATTTCATGAGCTTATTTCTATGCAGCTTTTCTAATGTTTCCAAAACAGATTTATATGTTTATCACActctaaaatctttaaaatcgtttaaattggTCTCTGTTTAGATCATTAAAGATCAATAACAAAATAAGTTGTAGCGAAACTTTTTTTTGATGTGAAATGTGTAATAACTATTTTAAGCTAAGTTATTTCGTTAATCTTCCGAAGTCCGTCTTAGTCGAACGAGAGAGTTTTGTTCCAAATCAGCTAATATCGAATCTTAACATGCAGTAATATAGAAACATGTTTGACTATTCTTCATTCGTCAGCAGAACTAAACATTTTAAACTTTGAGTTATGGAAAATAATTGTATAGTAAGAGTAAAGCACAGTAACACCGCCAATTTTCCAAGTGCTCGTAAAgtcttataattaatataacgaCGCTAATTTTTAGCTTTAAATTCATTTTGCTGATTGTCATATATATTAATTCAATTCTTAAAcacttataatattttcttataattaaacacatttttcattGGAAAGCTCACCTGATACGATCATTGTTGAGATTAGGTTGACCAGATTCACATTTTCTAAgaaaatgaatttattaaaatcagtACTAAGTTGGAAAAAATTAACCCTAACATAAAGCAATTGTTTTCGAAGTTGttctgttttttgttatttgacttttaaattgaactaaatatttatgtagttaTAAATAGTCCTTATAAAAAATAGCTTGTCTAATGAACGAACCAGCTACAGTATAGTAATTTTTCGGTCAAACTTCTGAAGACAGAGTTTGAAGCTTTCTGAAGTTACACTGGTAATATCTCGACTACCAAAACTCAAATTTTCAACTATTGTGTATCTTTTTGAGTCCAGAGAATAATATAGAAATCTAACTGTCAATTTTTAAAGAGTGGAGGATATTAACTATATATTTCGTTGCAATTATActgaatttgtgaaattttactAAGATTGTCTTCTACGTTTTTGAAAATGTAAGGAGCTTTAACTGCTATTTCTAATTTAAGGTTTCAATATCAAAAAACTCACCCTCTAATGCGATCCACACGATTTTTGCCTTGTCCACTTGTTGAACCGCTGCCGTTTGTTATCGTATTAGCCGAGCCAGTGCTTTTGCCACCCACGCTACCCTTACTGCCGCTCTTGTGGATCTTCATATTCATTGTGGAACGCTTGGAATTCGTCTCCACGACTGTGTAGGGTATTTCGCGTAACTGATCTTCAGTCATGCCGGCTGTATCGACTAGACCGAATTGCAAATGTTTCGCTAGTTCACTAGACCAAATGCGATTGCGCGAATCGGAGGGAGATCTTGCGAAAGATGGatgaaataatacaaaatagaaaataatataaatgagcTCATACAAATTTCTACTAAATTCCTCCTGTATGCTCCCGATACTCACTTGTTCTTCCGATGTCGTCGTGATTTGTGATGCGAATGCGTATCCGAATGACTATCGTTGCTGTGCATGCTGCGCGCCACCACACTACTCTTCGATACTGATGCCTGTTGTACGGAACTTTGACCCATACTAGCCTCAGCCTGGCGGCGTTGAACTTCGCGCCACTGTAATGTGGAATCGATTAACTCCGCTGAACCGCTGCGCACCGATGACGAACGGTGGCCCGAATAACTGCGACCACGCGTGCTCTCATGTTCCGAACCGGCAGAGTCACGACGGTGACGCGAACGACGACGCTTGCGATGATGCGAACGACCTGAACGACCAGATCCACGTGATAATTCACTCTCATTATCGGAGGTACGCCGATGGCGATGCTTATGCCTGCGCGTGAAAAGTGCAAAAGTACGAGAGGGAAGACACGTAGTTTAGTGGAAGAAAAAAACATTGAGTTTAAAATATACCAGCAAGATCAAGGGTTAGCAATATAATTGAACTCAAAGTCAATATTGCGCCAAATTATTGGTTATCAAAAACATATTTCAACTAAGCAGTCGACGGTAATACGATCGTACGTGCGATCAAATGCGGTACAAAGCGATCGCCTAGAGCGATTTGCTCACGCCAAATGCGGCTGCGGCGTGCGCAATGGACTTTTAAAGTGCTTGCGCTTCACCGTCTTCTTGTTgtgcttattattattgttgtactcACCTGCGCGTCGAACGTGAATCGTTTGATGAATGACTCTCCACCGAACTCGAACGATAACGCTGCTGATGAGCAGATGTCGAGGATGAAGATACGTGATCGCGATGCGCTGAACGCGACGAATGCCTATGCTGTGATGATCCCGACTGGTGGTGATGGTGTTGATGGTGATGATGCGAACCGCTACCACCACCACTGCCACCGCCTGCAATCGCTGAACGCACCGAGCGCGGACTTGACGGATTATTGCCGAATAGTGAACGCTGTTGAGAACGTGGCCATGGAGCGCTGCGCGTGCTGCGCGGCGAATCAGGTGTTTGCAAATTACTGTTGCAAACGCTGCCACCGCCGTTGTTGCCCAACTGGGATTGCTGATGATAGGGACGTATGCCGAGGCTCGTTGGTATGCTGTAGGTGGAGCGGTAGGGACTCTCGAAGTTGCTGTGCCGGAGAAAAAGAGTGCATAATAATGAGTATAAGAACAgcaaaactatttatatatatgtaagtatttatttagaagtattttcataaaatagtATGTTCATGATTTATAGAGACCTTCGCAGGCTTGTAATTCAGgtgtaaaataaattgtttcataTTAAAGACTTGCGCGTATATAAGCCACTGAGTTTGTGACTCTTAATGGAGGTGCTTTCGTTGTACTTGTGCGTGGCGGATCTCTTAAGCGTGGATATCTTGTTCGCGTTTGTGCGCTATTACGGCTGATTACACACGTCACGCAGATACTTGATGCGCACGTGAGCGGGCGTGAGCTTGTGCAACGACTCACATGTGCCTGCTCGCCTGCGGTTATGTTGTGCAATAAATATTGATTTGTATTCTTTGCTTAGTTTTCGCATAATTTGGTTGATTAAGCAGCGCATTGCAATCGCCGGGCTCGGACAAATTGAGTAATTGCAACCGCTGGAAGCGTGTCATGTGTCAGAATAGCATGGTTGGTGGACTGATGAATGCAGGGGTGATAGGGAATTtcttaatttacaataaattttagagTAGAGTAAAAGCCAGACTGCAGCAAGAAGAACTTTGTGCTAAACTAAAAAATGGAGAATACTACCTTATCCGCCTACGCCGGCTACGGTCCCTTTAAACCTTCGTTAGAGCAAATATTGGTATATGATATGAGGGGGAGAAAAGTTAAGACAAATTGAAAGTGATAACAGTAAACTCTTTTCAAATGACTGCTATCGACTTTGTATCATATATAATTCTAATCAATAAGACGTACATATTCGTAATCAATAACCATGGAGCATCatagatattttaatatacacgTTCTTAAATTGCAACGCTTATTTTTCGATTTGACGTCTGGGCCTTCATTAAGCCCTTTCTAAGAAACTAAGCATAATAATTTGGAAATATCTAAGAAtaatgtaataacatgaacacaTAAAGATGTATTTACtatctccaaaaaaattaacaaatttcgaTGTTGGATGAACTAAGCTCAAACTTcattaaacattaattttaacaGCGACCGTCCCTATACATAGATTAGTAGAATTCAACTCCCGTTCGAAAACCATAAGAAAGAGAAGAGGACTTTGAACTAAATcgttttgttttattgaaaaacatttactttgtattataataatatttggaaATTCTTGCTTAGTGTTAAGAACCCAATTTTTTTGCACCCACAATATGTAAAAAGTGTATACCACTTTCGAACGGTACATTTTCATTAGAAAAACGACACATCGGTCTGTAATAAATCACCACACTACACATAGTTGGCAATGTCTAGACGAAACAATTgtctttaattgaatttgaatggatTTGCGGCACGATCTCGGGGTTGAGGTGCGACCACTTGAAGTGTCAGTACACAGTCAGGAAAAAAGCTAAATTTACTAACGAATATTTGTTTTCTTACCCTTTAGCCATAGTATAATAaacgcaatattttttttggcaaatacGTATGTGTGTTGTATACGCTCTGCTTGTTGCTGTTTCACCATTTCGCAAACATATTGAAAGTCAAGAAGTGCACTTGATTTCTTTGCTAATGAAAAGGCAAAATATCGAGAGGAAAAAGCGACGAAGAAAAAGCACAAtctcaaatgacaaatgaaaatgaaagggAGAAAAATCATGACGTGTGTGTGAGGCACTCGGGCGCTGCGGACGATTGGGTACGACTGCATGACAAATGTAGTACCGTTAGTTGGCAGCAAAAGCCACATGCTTAGCATAAACAACGATGTGTGTTTGAGGCGCCGAGCGTGCTGCCAAAATAGCCCAAAatcaaaagtgaaataaatcaAAAGACTGTTTACAATATTGCTGGTTAGCGGTTATAGCGCTAGAGAGTCAGCGTGAAGGCAAAGGAAATGATGCTTTAGACTATATATGCGTAAGGATGTGTGTGTGACAGGTCAAGGCTTGAGTGCACGTCCGCCGGAAATCAGCAAAAGTATTAGCAatgattcaataaaaaaatctaaaataaaaaaaaaagattcgattggaaataaataaactttgGCGCTGAAAGGGCTAAATAACACAATCttttgtatacaaacatacacgaggtagatgcgtgcgtgtgtgtgcgaatGATTTTCAAGTGTGCATAGTGTAAACTTACTTGGGCATCATGTTGGTCGCTTGCATGCCCGCGCCAACACCGCCGTCACTGTTCTGGTAGACGCTGCTGTCGGTGACGCTGTTGCCGATACCGCCATTGGTGTGACCGCCGACTGTTTTGCCTTTCAGGGTGTTGCTGGTGCTTCTACTGCCGTGCAGAAAGTCATCAATCACTCGTCTTGGCTGGCGTTTCGAGGGGACACGTGTGAATGCCGGCTGTATGCGGCCCAGCGAAAGTGCATCCTTGGCCGAGGGCTGCTTCTCCGTGCGACTGCTGTGTGCGTGGTGGACAAATGATGAGTTGGCAAGTTGGTTGGCCGATTGGTTGGTTGTTGGTTTGGGCGAGTGGTTGTTGTTGGTCGTAAAGTAAAACAAATCAATCCATATTTGTTACGGGTTAGGTTGTTTGGCAAATGCGGGAGATGTGATGATGTTGGAGTACATAGAAAAGaacgaaaagaaaaaattatacatttggGTGAACAATGgggagaacaaaaacaaaaactataaaagatATGAAATAACATTTCAAAGCAAACTTTATGCATACACATGGTTGTTGTACTTGACGTTGTTCTAGAAAATATACACATTTCTTTGCGAAGCAACGCAAACGTAATAAAACGGAGTATTGGAAAAAAGTTCACATGGCAATAAAGCGACGCAAATGCCTGGCAGCACTGCGCTCGTAAAAACTTTGACGCAAGCCAAGAGGCGTGCATTGCCTAGCCCCTTGTCTGTTGTTCGCTGTTGCCGCGCCTGTGGTCGCAGACAAATGAGTTGCACCCGAGCTAACCTTGTCGTGACGAATGTCGTAAAAAACCACAAACAATCAGCGAAAACAAGCTGCCACATGCCATGGAAAAGTCCAAAAGGAATGCGCTTCTTGGCGCATTGCCACGCAGGCAGTCATCTATCTTCTAGCCAAGCGTTTGCAGACAAAGAGTTGTGGCTTAAATCAGTATAGAAAACTGTTAAGGGGCTTAGGAGAAGCATTCATCATGTGAACTCGCATATACTCAGTTCTGTATGAGAGAAGCGGCTACAAttgcattaatattatattatacatgtattcttaataatatttgatacatttttatacGCGGAGGTCTACTTTGTGATTCAAATTGAAATACACTATTTATTGGTCTACAAGTATGGCAGTATACAAGTCAGTTTTtactataattaattattttaaatctcTTAATTAGATAAATCTTGTGGATTTCATGGAATACTACCTATCAGATTTTAGCCGAGGAAACTCTTTTGGTACATTTAATTTAAGCTttgatatattaaattatttattagaaaatgttttttaaatgccAGATTTGGATAGCTAATTGGCGAAAatggtatatggtatacattttacattccgatattatttttaggtccTTGGTTCATGAGTAGACCTAAAATTTGTATATCACAAATATACAGCTCtcaaatcatataacataataagataatatataaataaaaaaaagaaaaactatgtcaaagaaacaatacaatacatatatcatgattttatgattaacgttttaaatgcaaatattttgaatttataacaaataatagTAAACCAACTAGGAGCACGTTGATCAAGCGTATTTGTGTCgttctttgaaattttgtttcgcactgcttttagCAGATACTTTTAGaggggtttatttctggcatcccgccttttttgaaaTCAGCTGTTCAAAATTCCTAATAGTCAAGGAAAGAGAATGAGAAAAATattagggaaaatgagagagtctcgtatcatgtcatccttgattACGCAGCGGACAAGACGTGCATGAAAAGTATACGCATGTATGAATGAAGCAAAAATCAACGATTTTGTAGGGAATTAGATTTTTTCTTTGtagaacatttaaatatatactatattttgtttatatttgttcataattaaaaatacaattattaatatttttcattaatacttttttttacaatactagtaaaagcaaaattaactgtGGAGAAAATATATGCACACTCTTTCCATTTAAAAACGATTTAAAGGAAACCACAAATGGTCTATACCGGACTGAAAACTTGCACGTGCAAATGAatgtatcaaaattaatattattttaggttGAGTGGCGATTAAGAATAGTTGGGCAATGTGGCATTTAAAAAAGGGAGTACATGAAATTTTATAGAGTAAGAATTAGTTTAATTTCAAACGTAAAATATGCACCTACGtccgaaaactttttatgtgaacgtaCTCATACCAAAGCGTACATCaaacttttctgtcaaaacaaacGTCTGACGCAAAGTGAAGTAA
It contains:
- the LOC106624081 gene encoding uncharacterized protein isoform X5, encoding MNCLCRPSRIMSVRINLLDETDFLHEIKDDLPGQALLDVVFARLNLIETSYFGIRYIDEENQTHWLDPASRISRQLKPKSDPYDLYFGVKFYAADPCKLLEEITRYQLFLQVKQDVLQGRLPVAFELAAELGAFVVQSELGDYDQRRHSKGYVSEFRLLPNQSSELETRVAELHQQLMGMSPATAELNYLDKVKWHDMYGVDLHPVLGEDSVEYFLGLTPSGIVVLRNKTTVAHYYWPRIAKVYYKGRYFMLRISDKNNELSTYGFETPRKTACKHLWRCCVEHHAFFRMVRIAPLPNSQSNNSDLFQLGSRLRYSRTEKQPSAKDALSLGRIQPAFTRVPSKRQPRRVIDDFLHGSRSTSNTLKGKTVGGHTNGGIGNSVTDSSVYQNSDGGVGAGMQATNMMPNNFESPYRSTYSIPTSLGIRPYHQQSQLGNNGGGSVCNSNLQTPDSPRSTRSAPWPRSQQRSLFGNNPSSPRSVRSAIAGGGSGGGSGSHHHHQHHHHQSGSSQHRHSSRSAHRDHVSSSSTSAHQQRYRSSSVESHSSNDSRSTRRHKHRHRRTSDNESELSRGSGRSGRSHHRKRRRSRHRRDSAGSEHESTRGRSYSGHRSSSVRSGSAELIDSTLQWREVQRRQAEASMGQSSVQQASVSKSSVVARSMHSNDSHSDTHSHHKSRRHRKNKSPSDSRNRIWSSELAKHLQFGLVDTAGMTEDQLREIPYTVVETNSKRSTMNMKIHKSGSKGSVGGKSTGSANTITNGSGSTSGQGKNRVDRIRGLYFQSSNVTDNTSGRNGSIRSASTISSRECERNSGLVRMMSSMSMGDFISPTGSNLSPLENSALRVSHEHTDSGLGADQDYAYSSERSSDSTRYGTNKSSGASSGSHRKSIGGGGGGGGGGNGTTTYNSLMQQTVSNQQMQHQQQQQQATPRQTSCFAQRQQQQQQPSQTKPIYNNPNSNHQMGKSLAPIHTSSTNSHGPTSLASAHHSATNLTNANEKCASKATHSSATNNNNNNSGVGNRLLNYTTFENNQYKFSLNNVFGKSTGASAGNGHNGSSGNGSSGNITGAHSGGGCSSVDNAYGCGSNLSSSTNRMDSFVEWPNTPAAPYYYQGPSSVAGLHIKKRDAKSDIGVPTRRLSGQAITKTQLLTGQMPTSNCYHTPVPAHTAGMGGFDARLHPAKSDLFLSYIHHGAGGSTVEYERPYIYNYKMPQMPDFLRGTGQAQPQQQLQHAPSEMHPQMSAYHISGAQTADPPPPQQALYKSSFGGSSGTGGVESAMLFGGATPATDVLYYQFDNGKPPIVQQPKSLLHKTANNSASGGGGAGGSVVGPLVFLQHATSTSASTSVQQPQTSTGGGNQSTATPTNTTQSSTCSEGSIDEHNEDELEDVQEVEEENMEELYAEDEEVVKKKDAYNVELTRNDEWLAISPADSASGNNNYSCNAADSIEATDNADDSLAANYNLDNCNANTNINSNSNGCAGNLFYNTNINVNANTNPCTSSNNTSPTNCSAPNVNATPNRNRCNISQMNQNQNHSHNLNQNLSQNQNQNQNQYLVHNSNSNLNSLAQNRNQNSMPNSNTNANVSTIHNQMNPSISSSLEIILSPIIQSSRRAQ
- the LOC106624081 gene encoding uncharacterized protein isoform X2 — its product is MNCLCRPSRIMSVRINLLDETDFLHEIKDDLPGQALLDVVFARLNLIETSYFGIRYIDEENQTHWLDPASRISRQLKPKSDPYDLYFGVKFYAADPCKLLEEITRYQLFLQVKQDVLQGRLPVAFELAAELGAFVVQSELGDYDQRRHSKGYVSEFRLLPNQSSELETRVAELHQQLMGMSPATAELNYLDKVKWHDMYGVDLHPVLGEDSVEYFLGLTPSGIVVLRNKTTVAHYYWPRIAKVYYKGRYFMLRISDKNNELSTYGFETPRKTACKHLWRCCVEHHAFFRMVRIAPLPNSQSNNSDLFQLGSRLRYSRTEKQPSAKDALSLGRIQPAFTRVPSKRQPRRVIDDFLHGSRSTSNTLKGKTVGGHTNGGIGNSVTDSSVYQNSDGGVGAGMQATNMMPNNFESPYRSTYSIPTSLGIRPYHQQSQLGNNGGGSVCNSNLQTPDSPRSTRSAPWPRSQQRSLFGNNPSSPRSVRSAIAGGGSGGGSGSHHHHQHHHHQSGSSQHRHSSRSAHRDHVSSSSTSAHQQRYRSSSVESHSSNDSRSTRRHKHRHRRTSDNESELSRGSGRSGRSHHRKRRRSRHRRDSAGSEHESTRGRSYSGHRSSSVRSGSAELIDSTLQWREVQRRQAEASMGQSSVQQASVSKSSVVARSMHSNDSHSDTHSHHKSRRHRKNKSPSDSRNRIWSSELAKHLQFGLVDTAGMTEDQLREIPYTVVETNSKRSTMNMKIHKSGSKGSVGGKSTGSANTITNGSGSTSGQGKNRVDRIRGKCESGQPNLNNDRIRLYFQSSNVTDNTSGRNGSIRSASTISSRECERNSGLVRMMSSMSMGDFISPTGSNLSPLENSALRVSHEHTDSGLGADQDYAYSSERSSDSTRYGTNKSSGASSGSHRKSIGGGGGGGGGGNGTTTYNSLMQQTVSNQQMQHQQQQQQATPRQTSCFAQRQQQQQQPSQTKPIYNNPNSNHQMGKSLAPIHTSSTNSHGPTSLASAHHSATNLTNANEKCASKATHSSATNNNNNNSGVGNRLLNYTTFENNQYKFSLNNVFGKSTGASAGNGHNGSSGNGSSGNITGAHSGGGCSSVDNAYGCGSNLSSSTNRMDSFVEWPNTPAAPYYYQGPSSVAGLHIKKRDAKSDIGVPTRRLSGQAITKTQLLTGQMPTSNCYHTPVPAHTAGMGGFDARLHPAKSDLFLSYIHHGAGGSTVEYERPYIYNYKMPQMPDFLRGTGQAQPQQQLQHAPSEMHPQMSAYHISGAQTADPPPPQQALYKSSFGGSSGTGGVESAMLFGGATPATDVLYYQFDNGKPPIVQQPKSLLHKTANNSASGGGGAGGSVVGPLVFLQHATSTSASTSVQQPQTSTGGGNQSTATPTNTTQSSTCSEGSIDEHNEDELEDVQEVEEENMEELYAEDEEVVKKKDAYNVELTRNDEWLAISPADSASGNNNYSCNAADSIEATDNADDSLAANYNLDNCNANTNINSNSNGCAGNLFYNTNINVNANTNPCTSSNNTSPTNCSAPNVNATPNRNRCNISQMNQNQNHSHNLNQNLSQNQNQNQNQYLVHNSNSNLNSLAQNRNQNSMPNSNTNANVSTIHNQMNPSISSSLEIILSPIIQSSRRAQ